A part of Leptospira mtsangambouensis genomic DNA contains:
- a CDS encoding DUF1365 domain-containing protein — MYEADVFHARTAPKPNKFQYRIFNFYLDLSEIDQLAHNSVWFSRNRFNLFSFYDKDHIQFEKGTIYENVKSFLEASGVKDIGKIFLLTNLRVLGYVFNPVSFYFCYDTNGKPLVSIAEVGNTFGEIKPYVGYFKQAKGTIADPEVYIREPKNFYVSPFISLDSEFEFRLNLPNDQLQIGVDSFENGKRILTTSFIGKKIPFQSKYLLKLFTQFPFITVKIITLIHWQAFKLWIKKIPYIQKHQNLEKQTGVPLGKITEPVPLTRHD, encoded by the coding sequence ATGTACGAAGCGGACGTGTTCCATGCACGTACCGCTCCTAAACCAAACAAATTCCAATACCGGATTTTTAATTTTTATTTGGATCTTTCGGAAATAGACCAATTGGCCCACAATAGTGTTTGGTTTTCCAGGAACCGTTTTAATTTATTTTCCTTTTATGATAAAGACCATATCCAATTTGAAAAAGGAACAATTTATGAAAACGTTAAGTCTTTTTTAGAGGCTTCGGGTGTTAAGGACATTGGAAAGATATTTCTTCTCACCAACCTTCGGGTCCTAGGATATGTTTTTAATCCGGTAAGTTTTTATTTTTGTTATGATACGAATGGGAAGCCACTAGTATCCATTGCAGAAGTGGGGAATACCTTTGGGGAAATCAAACCTTACGTTGGTTATTTTAAACAAGCCAAAGGAACAATTGCTGATCCTGAAGTTTATATCCGAGAACCAAAGAATTTTTATGTCTCTCCTTTTATCAGTTTGGATTCCGAATTTGAGTTTCGATTGAACTTACCGAATGATCAATTGCAGATTGGTGTCGACTCTTTCGAAAATGGAAAACGAATTTTAACCACATCCTTTATTGGAAAAAAAATTCCATTCCAATCAAAATACTTATTAAAACTTTTTACCCAATTTCCATTCATCACCGTCAAAATAATAACATTGATTCATTGGCAAGCGTTCAAACTTTGGATCAAAAAAATTCCGTACATTCAGAAACACCAAAACTTAGAGAAACAAACAGGAGTTCCCCTTGGAAAAATCACAGAACCAGTCCCTCTTACAAGACACGATTGA
- a CDS encoding NAD(P)/FAD-dependent oxidoreductase yields the protein MKETLAIVGTGIAGLGSAYFLKNDFDLTIFDSADYIGGHTNTVMVKEDGVNIPIDTGFIVFNHVTYPNLLRLFQTLNVPTKKSDMSFSVQHDPTKLEFCGSGLSGLFAQKKNLFRPRYLKMLLEIDRFNKSAPKILDDPKYDTWDLGRYMEAFGYGKDILNFYLIPMSSAVWSTPPDLMLEFPAKSLIRFFYHHGFLGLNTQHQWYTVDGGSHEYIKRIIPPIQNRFRLNSPVKQVNRTGDGKVELVFGEGKKEIFDKVLLATHGHISAKMLGNPTKLESELLPLYKYQHNTATLHTDASDMPKLASCWSSWNYKIVEDGMGKLNPYTIYWMNRLQNVSKKQNYFVTINDPDRVAKDKIIKKIDYEHPLFSVEASLGQNRLFELNESGPIYYAGAYFRYGFHEDGFLSAVNVSRSILKRGPWT from the coding sequence GTGAAAGAAACTTTAGCTATTGTTGGAACAGGGATCGCAGGTCTTGGCTCCGCATATTTTTTAAAAAATGATTTTGATTTAACTATTTTTGACAGTGCCGATTATATCGGAGGTCATACGAATACGGTGATGGTGAAAGAAGATGGGGTAAACATCCCCATTGATACGGGATTCATTGTTTTCAATCATGTGACTTATCCTAATCTTCTTAGACTTTTCCAAACGTTAAATGTTCCGACAAAAAAATCGGATATGTCATTTAGTGTGCAACACGATCCCACCAAATTAGAGTTTTGTGGTTCAGGTCTATCGGGATTATTCGCCCAGAAAAAAAATCTATTTCGACCTAGGTATTTGAAGATGTTACTGGAGATCGACCGGTTTAACAAATCGGCTCCGAAAATTTTAGACGATCCTAAATACGACACTTGGGATTTGGGTCGGTACATGGAGGCATTCGGGTATGGAAAAGACATTTTAAACTTCTATTTAATCCCGATGAGTTCAGCGGTTTGGTCGACCCCTCCTGATTTGATGTTAGAATTTCCCGCTAAGTCCCTCATTCGATTTTTTTATCACCATGGATTTTTAGGGCTGAACACCCAACACCAATGGTATACGGTGGATGGCGGGTCTCATGAGTATATCAAACGAATCATCCCACCGATCCAAAACAGATTTCGTTTGAATTCTCCCGTCAAACAAGTGAACCGAACAGGTGATGGAAAAGTGGAACTTGTGTTTGGCGAAGGAAAAAAGGAAATTTTTGATAAGGTTTTACTTGCCACTCATGGCCATATTTCTGCAAAAATGTTAGGAAATCCTACAAAATTGGAGTCAGAACTTCTCCCACTTTACAAGTACCAACACAATACCGCCACTTTACATACAGATGCAAGTGATATGCCAAAACTGGCTTCTTGTTGGTCCAGTTGGAATTATAAAATTGTCGAAGATGGAATGGGAAAACTAAATCCTTATACAATCTATTGGATGAATCGTTTGCAAAATGTTTCCAAAAAACAAAATTATTTTGTGACCATCAATGATCCGGATCGTGTGGCAAAAGATAAAATCATAAAAAAAATCGATTATGAACACCCACTTTTTTCTGTAGAGGCTTCTCTTGGACAAAATCGATTGTTTGAGTTAAACGAATCAGGTCCAATTTATTATGCGGGTGCATACTTTCGGTATGGATTTCATGAAGATGGATTTTTATCAGCCGTGAATGTTTCACGTAGCATACTAAAAAGGGGCCCATGGACTTAA